Proteins encoded in a region of the Flammeovirga yaeyamensis genome:
- a CDS encoding anthranilate synthase component II, with amino-acid sequence MKNKILVLDNYDSFVYNLVHYLRELGQEVDIFRNDKITLEKVGKYDKILLSPGPGIPSEAGIMPQVIKEYASSKSILGVCLGHQAIGEAFGASLANNYPLHGVQDTAQVTTPDARLFQGLPNTFKIGHYHSWVIQSDSLAGTPLQVTARDEKGYVMAVQHKEFDVQGVQFHPESVLTEHGMEMLKNWVQG; translated from the coding sequence ATGAAGAATAAGATATTAGTGCTCGATAATTACGACTCGTTTGTGTACAACTTGGTGCATTATTTAAGAGAGTTAGGGCAAGAGGTAGATATATTTAGAAACGATAAAATTACTTTAGAGAAAGTCGGTAAATACGACAAAATCCTTCTTTCTCCTGGACCGGGTATTCCATCAGAAGCGGGCATTATGCCGCAGGTGATTAAAGAATATGCCTCGTCGAAAAGTATTTTAGGCGTTTGTTTAGGGCATCAGGCTATAGGAGAAGCTTTCGGAGCATCATTAGCAAATAATTATCCATTGCATGGTGTTCAAGACACGGCACAGGTAACGACTCCAGACGCTCGTTTGTTCCAAGGATTGCCTAACACATTTAAAATTGGACATTACCACTCTTGGGTGATTCAATCGGATAGCTTAGCAGGAACACCATTGCAAGTAACCGCTAGAGACGAAAAAGGCTATGTAATGGCCGTTCAACATAAAGAATTTGATGTTCAAGGCGTACAATTCCATCCAGAATCGGTATTGACAGAACACGGTATGGAAATGCTTAAAAACTGGGTACAGGGATAA
- a CDS encoding anthranilate synthase component I family protein, giving the protein MYRFINTHAELLADTVTPVSIYLRVRDRFANSLLLESSDYHGADNSYSFICCEPVAEFSVNDKELRIQYPGEEEQKRNLDNYEEALAALSTFSKSFEYKNEEHQKFASHGLFGYMTYDAVQSFEEITFDKDKVDTEIPQIRYQAFRYVIAINHFKNELHIFEHIPEGEASESNIEEIKTLIKSKNYPAYHFSRVGEETTNFTDQEFLDVIKKGKDHCFRGDVFQIVLSRRYQQNFQGDEFNVYRALRSINPSPYLFYFDYGTYKIFGSSPEAQIIIKDKQATIHPIAGTFKRTGNDKKDAEIAQELYNDPKENSEHVMLVDLARNDLSRNGDEVEVEVFKEIQYYSHLIHLVSKVNGQLTEGTDPLRVVADTFPAGTLSGSPKYKAMELIDKYENVRRSFYGGAIGFMSFDGDFNHAIMIRSFLSLDNQLTYRAGAGVVAQSSEESELQEVHNKLAALRNAMDKAENL; this is encoded by the coding sequence ATGTACCGTTTCATCAACACACACGCTGAATTACTAGCCGATACGGTGACTCCAGTAAGTATTTACTTGAGGGTGAGAGACCGTTTTGCCAATAGCTTACTATTAGAAAGTTCGGATTACCATGGGGCTGATAACAGTTACTCTTTTATCTGTTGTGAACCTGTTGCCGAGTTTTCAGTTAATGATAAAGAATTAAGAATTCAGTATCCTGGAGAAGAGGAGCAAAAACGAAATCTTGATAATTATGAGGAAGCTTTAGCAGCATTATCGACATTCTCGAAGTCATTTGAATACAAAAATGAGGAACACCAAAAGTTTGCTTCTCATGGTTTATTCGGATACATGACTTACGATGCGGTACAATCGTTCGAGGAAATTACTTTTGATAAGGATAAAGTAGATACAGAGATTCCTCAGATTCGATATCAAGCATTTAGATATGTGATAGCGATCAACCACTTTAAAAATGAGCTGCATATTTTTGAGCACATTCCTGAAGGGGAAGCATCAGAAAGTAATATCGAAGAAATTAAGACGTTGATCAAAAGTAAAAACTATCCTGCTTATCACTTCTCGAGAGTGGGAGAGGAAACGACCAACTTCACTGATCAAGAATTTTTAGATGTGATTAAGAAAGGAAAAGATCACTGTTTTAGAGGAGATGTTTTCCAAATCGTTTTATCAAGACGTTATCAACAAAACTTCCAAGGCGACGAGTTCAATGTATATAGAGCCTTGAGATCAATTAACCCATCACCTTATTTATTCTATTTCGATTACGGTACATACAAGATCTTTGGTTCATCGCCGGAGGCACAAATTATAATAAAAGATAAGCAAGCGACGATCCATCCAATTGCTGGTACATTTAAGCGTACGGGTAATGACAAAAAGGATGCGGAAATCGCTCAAGAGTTATACAACGATCCAAAAGAAAACTCAGAACACGTCATGCTAGTTGATTTAGCCAGAAACGATTTGAGTAGAAATGGAGATGAGGTAGAAGTAGAAGTATTTAAAGAAATCCAATATTATTCTCATTTGATTCACTTGGTATCTAAAGTGAATGGTCAGCTTACAGAAGGCACAGATCCTTTGAGAGTAGTGGCCGATACTTTCCCTGCAGGTACATTATCTGGATCGCCTAAATACAAGGCCATGGAATTAATCGACAAGTATGAAAACGTGAGAAGAAGTTTCTACGGTGGTGCGATTGGTTTTATGAGTTTTGATGGCGACTTCAACCACGCAATTATGATCCGTTCGTTCTTAAGTTTGGACAATCAGTTAACGTATAGAGCGGGTGCAGGTGTAGTGGCACAATCGTCGGAGGAAAGTGAATTGCAAGAGGTGCACAACAAATTGGCAGCACTGAGAAATGCAATGGACAAAGCGGAGAATTTATAA
- a CDS encoding ABC transporter ATP-binding protein, with protein sequence MIQIHQLIYKYPKGVEISFPDFEIKSGEEILILGASGCGKTTLLHVLGGLLPATSGKVIINDTDITQLTGSKVDQFRGKNIGVIFQKPHFARALTVKENLAFAQKAGGKKVDSGRIKHLLERLDIAQHIDASPSNMSEGEKQRLSVAMALINKPALLLADEPTASLDDEHANEVIQLLREMASEENSALAIVTHDSRLKEAFAERTLTLSKLH encoded by the coding sequence ATGATTCAAATACATCAACTTATATATAAATATCCAAAAGGGGTTGAAATCAGTTTTCCTGATTTTGAAATTAAATCTGGAGAAGAAATTTTGATTCTTGGTGCTTCCGGATGTGGAAAAACCACTTTACTCCATGTATTGGGAGGTTTACTTCCTGCAACGTCAGGTAAAGTGATTATCAACGACACGGATATTACTCAACTTACAGGAAGTAAAGTAGATCAATTCCGCGGGAAAAATATTGGTGTGATTTTCCAGAAGCCGCATTTTGCTAGAGCATTAACAGTAAAAGAAAATTTAGCTTTTGCTCAGAAAGCTGGAGGCAAAAAAGTAGATAGTGGTAGAATCAAACATTTATTGGAAAGATTGGATATTGCCCAACATATTGATGCTAGTCCAAGTAATATGAGTGAGGGGGAAAAACAACGTCTGAGTGTCGCTATGGCACTCATCAATAAGCCTGCATTATTATTGGCTGATGAACCCACAGCGAGTTTAGACGATGAACATGCCAATGAGGTAATTCAATTATTAAGAGAAATGGCTTCTGAAGAAAATTCAGCTTTAGCGATTGTTACTCACGACAGCCGATTAAAAGAAGCCTTTGCAGAAAGAACACTTACCTTATCTAAACTTCACTAA
- a CDS encoding ABC transporter permease — protein sequence MNIFKFAWKNLWHKPLNTSLNLILFAFGVSIISALLLSQDYFEKTLKKNQAGIGMVVGAKGSPLQLILCAIYQVDTPTGNIPLSETKRLKKHPLVSKAIPQSLGDSYKGYRIVGTTHEYPELYKAEIASGKMFDENKSLEVTVGSAVAKKLGLKLGDDFHSAHGIGEGGHEHDHEHFEVVGILKPTGTVIDQLLLTSLSSIWDVHKHEKPSGANYGNLSSKKEEHHHDDHEEDREITNLLIKFRNPMGAITLPRMVNEQTSMQAASPAYETSRLLSLLDDAIKALKALAVAIMIVSGLSIFISLYNSLKERKYELAYLRSLGTSQRYIFSLLLIEGLLCSFIGFGIGMLLSHGSIYIAATQIDTLAALNIGGTSFNSGEIVLFASTIGIGFLASILPALQAARTNISKALSE from the coding sequence ATGAATATCTTTAAGTTTGCCTGGAAAAATTTATGGCATAAGCCTTTAAATACATCATTAAATCTTATCCTTTTTGCCTTTGGGGTAAGTATTATTTCTGCTTTATTACTCTCTCAAGATTATTTTGAGAAAACACTGAAGAAAAATCAAGCAGGTATTGGTATGGTTGTCGGTGCGAAAGGAAGTCCTTTACAACTTATTCTCTGTGCCATTTATCAAGTAGATACTCCTACCGGAAATATCCCTTTATCTGAAACCAAACGTTTAAAAAAACATCCTTTGGTTTCAAAAGCTATCCCTCAATCTTTAGGTGATTCTTATAAAGGCTATCGAATTGTAGGTACTACTCATGAATACCCTGAATTATATAAAGCAGAAATCGCTTCAGGAAAAATGTTTGATGAAAACAAATCATTAGAAGTAACTGTTGGATCTGCTGTGGCTAAAAAACTAGGTTTAAAACTTGGAGATGATTTTCATTCAGCTCATGGCATTGGAGAAGGTGGACACGAACACGATCATGAACATTTTGAAGTAGTCGGTATTTTAAAACCTACAGGCACAGTGATCGATCAATTGTTATTAACGAGTTTGTCTTCTATTTGGGATGTACATAAACACGAAAAACCAAGTGGAGCCAATTATGGGAATTTATCTAGTAAAAAAGAGGAACATCATCATGATGATCATGAGGAAGATAGAGAAATCACTAACCTTCTGATTAAGTTTAGAAACCCAATGGGTGCCATCACTTTACCTAGAATGGTGAATGAACAAACCTCTATGCAAGCCGCTTCTCCTGCTTATGAAACATCAAGATTATTGTCTTTATTAGATGATGCGATCAAAGCACTAAAAGCTTTAGCTGTTGCTATTATGATTGTTTCTGGCTTGAGTATTTTCATCTCGCTATATAATTCATTGAAAGAGAGAAAATACGAATTGGCCTATTTACGATCTTTAGGTACATCTCAAAGATATATTTTTAGTCTTTTATTAATAGAAGGTTTACTGTGTTCTTTCATTGGGTTTGGGATAGGAATGTTACTGAGTCATGGGAGTATTTATATAGCAGCGACGCAAATTGATACATTAGCGGCGTTAAATATTGGTGGTACATCATTTAACTCGGGAGAAATTGTTTTATTTGCAAGTACAATCGGTATTGGATTTTTAGCTTCTATACTTCCTGCACTTCAAGCAGCACGTACTAACATATCAAAAGCTTTATCAGAATAA
- a CDS encoding MerC domain-containing protein, translating into MINSLRLRLERYADQIGFTGSLFCLIHCILTSGVIIFTSALSHAHEGHDHAHSHTMDFFGVLDISMVLIGGIAVYFASRKSCIRWMKVGMWMSYLVYATTMLVKYAGFEPMWLAVISYSASFSLIALHFMNMKKTHGKDHSCDSELCVVKSN; encoded by the coding sequence ATGATCAATTCCTTACGATTAAGACTAGAAAGATATGCCGATCAAATTGGCTTTACTGGATCCTTGTTTTGTTTAATACATTGTATTCTTACTTCAGGAGTAATTATTTTTACTTCTGCTTTATCTCATGCACATGAGGGACATGATCATGCACACTCGCATACCATGGATTTTTTTGGAGTTCTAGATATCTCAATGGTTTTAATAGGAGGTATTGCGGTTTATTTTGCTTCCAGAAAATCTTGTATCCGTTGGATGAAAGTAGGAATGTGGATGTCATATTTAGTGTATGCTACTACCATGTTAGTAAAATATGCAGGTTTTGAACCTATGTGGTTAGCAGTCATCTCTTACTCCGCATCATTTTCATTGATCGCACTTCATTTTATGAATATGAAAAAAACACATGGAAAGGATCATTCATGTGATTCTGAATTGTGTGTGGTAAAATCAAATTAA
- a CDS encoding aminotransferase class V-fold PLP-dependent enzyme → MIDIEQLRSEFPILATEVNGHPLTYFDNGATNQKPQSVIDALSGYYKGYNSNVHRGAHALADKATQAFEHTRELLKEFVNAPKTEQIIFTKGTTEGINLVANTYGRANLQAGDEVIVSTMEHHSNIVPWQIVAQEKGATVRNIPISDEGEIIFEEFEKMLSDKVKIVSIVHASNALGTVNPVERIIEKAHEIGAVVLIDGAQSAAHLPIDVQALNCDFFVTSAHKMFGPTGMGFLYGKEDILNDMPPFMGGGEMIKEVSFDGTTFNTLPYKFEAGTPNIADTVAYAKAIEFINRYGKENIAAREKELLDYATKKLIEEVPTAKIIGTSSNKVSVLSFIIENIHNYDIGMMLDARGIAVRTGHHCTQPLMARYGLEGTVRASFSVYNTFEEIDNFIEALKRIVKMFG, encoded by the coding sequence ATGATTGACATTGAACAACTTCGAAGCGAATTCCCAATATTGGCCACAGAGGTAAACGGTCATCCTCTTACTTATTTTGATAATGGTGCGACAAATCAAAAACCCCAATCGGTCATTGATGCGCTTTCAGGATATTATAAAGGATACAACTCTAATGTTCATAGAGGGGCACACGCACTTGCAGACAAAGCAACTCAAGCTTTTGAGCATACTCGTGAATTGCTTAAAGAGTTTGTCAATGCGCCAAAAACAGAGCAAATCATTTTCACTAAAGGAACTACAGAAGGAATCAATCTTGTAGCGAATACTTATGGTAGAGCTAATTTACAAGCAGGCGATGAAGTGATTGTTTCTACTATGGAACACCACTCCAATATTGTTCCTTGGCAGATTGTGGCCCAAGAAAAAGGGGCAACTGTTAGAAACATTCCAATTTCTGATGAAGGTGAAATTATCTTCGAGGAATTTGAAAAAATGCTTTCAGACAAAGTGAAAATCGTTTCTATCGTTCATGCATCAAATGCTTTGGGTACAGTAAATCCTGTAGAACGTATTATCGAGAAAGCCCACGAAATTGGTGCTGTAGTTTTAATCGATGGTGCACAATCTGCAGCTCACTTACCAATTGATGTTCAAGCTCTGAATTGTGATTTCTTTGTTACCTCAGCACATAAAATGTTCGGACCAACAGGTATGGGCTTTTTATATGGTAAGGAAGATATTTTAAATGATATGCCTCCTTTTATGGGCGGTGGAGAAATGATTAAAGAAGTATCTTTTGATGGTACTACATTTAATACTCTACCTTATAAATTTGAGGCAGGCACCCCAAATATTGCAGATACAGTAGCTTATGCTAAAGCTATTGAATTTATCAACAGATACGGGAAGGAAAACATTGCTGCAAGAGAAAAAGAATTGTTGGATTACGCTACAAAAAAATTGATTGAAGAAGTACCTACGGCAAAAATAATTGGTACCTCATCAAACAAAGTAAGCGTTCTATCATTTATTATAGAGAATATCCACAATTATGATATTGGGATGATGTTGGATGCTAGAGGCATTGCGGTAAGAACCGGTCATCACTGTACTCAACCTTTAATGGCTCGTTATGGCTTGGAAGGAACAGTAAGAGCATCATTCTCTGTGTATAATACCTTTGAAGAGATCGATAACTTTATCGAAGCCCTAAAAAGGATTGTAAAAATGTTTGGATAA
- a CDS encoding SufE family protein has protein sequence MSVATKSIEEVQNDIIDDFDLLDGDRESTIFYIMELGQELPAIDETHMVDENLIKGCQSKVWLTTDFVDGHVIFNADSNTDITKGLISLLIRVLNGRTPLEIMNADLFFFEKIGMNGVIGSQRSNGFASMIKQMKFYALAYSAKN, from the coding sequence ATGTCAGTGGCAACAAAAAGCATAGAAGAAGTACAAAACGACATCATCGATGATTTCGATTTGTTAGATGGAGATAGAGAGTCTACTATCTTTTATATCATGGAATTAGGACAAGAACTTCCTGCAATTGATGAAACACACATGGTTGACGAAAACTTAATCAAAGGGTGTCAATCGAAAGTGTGGCTAACTACCGATTTTGTAGATGGTCATGTTATTTTCAATGCAGATAGTAATACTGATATCACTAAAGGTTTAATCAGTTTACTAATTAGAGTGCTTAATGGTAGAACTCCTCTAGAAATTATGAATGCTGATTTATTCTTCTTTGAAAAAATTGGTATGAATGGAGTAATTGGCTCTCAACGTTCTAATGGCTTTGCCTCAATGATCAAACAAATGAAGTTTTATGCATTGGCTTACAGTGCGAAAAACTAA
- a CDS encoding iron-sulfur cluster assembly protein, giving the protein MSENKNESVNTMSNTDELKDNIIAAIKTVYDPEIPVDVFELGLIYDINIIPPLNKVHILMTLTTPSCPSAEQIPGEIEQVAKAVEGVSDVEIELTFEPPYTTDMMSEEAKLELGFL; this is encoded by the coding sequence ATGTCAGAAAATAAAAACGAATCTGTAAATACTATGAGCAATACAGATGAATTAAAAGATAATATCATTGCAGCGATCAAAACAGTGTATGATCCTGAAATCCCAGTAGATGTTTTCGAATTGGGGTTAATCTATGATATCAATATTATTCCTCCTTTAAACAAAGTGCATATTTTAATGACACTTACTACACCCTCTTGCCCTTCTGCGGAACAAATCCCTGGTGAAATTGAGCAAGTGGCAAAAGCAGTAGAAGGAGTGAGTGATGTAGAAATTGAACTTACTTTCGAGCCTCCTTACACTACAGACATGATGTCTGAAGAAGCAAAGTTGGAACTCGGCTTTTTATAG
- a CDS encoding BrxA/BrxB family bacilliredoxin, with translation MYPEHLTTPMKLELTDNGFADLTSATEVEETIAKAGTTLLVINSVCGCAAGTCRPGVLQSLQQSEVKPTQLATVFAGVDAEAVAKARELMLPYPPSSPSIAMFKDGELVHFIERHHIEGRSAEMIAEHLTAVYKEFC, from the coding sequence ATGTATCCAGAACATTTGACTACTCCTATGAAATTGGAGTTGACTGATAATGGTTTTGCAGATCTAACATCTGCTACTGAAGTAGAAGAAACTATTGCGAAAGCAGGTACTACTTTATTGGTAATCAACTCAGTTTGTGGTTGTGCTGCAGGTACTTGTAGACCAGGCGTTTTACAATCGCTTCAACAATCAGAGGTAAAACCAACTCAATTGGCAACAGTATTTGCTGGTGTTGATGCTGAGGCAGTAGCTAAAGCTAGAGAGTTAATGTTACCTTACCCTCCATCGTCGCCAAGTATTGCGATGTTCAAAGATGGTGAGTTAGTTCACTTTATCGAAAGACACCACATCGAAGGCCGTTCTGCTGAAATGATCGCTGAACACCTTACGGCTGTTTATAAAGAATTCTGCTAG
- a CDS encoding OmpA family protein: MIYSQNKLLLLLLFIITSLHSIGQTVSSKDKKALKEAERYLKIEEYHFVEDEMLVATKTSQNNALMWYYLGIATFHSPTKNKVDALPYFQKANILQPDMRQIDYWLGRTYHLVMEFDSAIVKFEKAKAILQSETEETLKEKKKLAGYTVFTEEELDRYIDQCKRGPAFFAKADNKLMLNLSLANTYLPDLAPIITVDGSRLYFTSHRQDISSHHELDPHDQLPYQDVFYMDRREDGFWHSPKEFSEINTDEHDAAIALSSDGNQLFMYRSYGKSTNNPGNIYEVNYRDGKWSEPTSVSAPINSTAHETHMSMSADGKAIIFVSDREDPEAQGGKDLYIIRKLPNGEWAEAQNLGGVINSDLDEESPYIHPNGKTLYFSSQGHHSIGGFDVFKIDIDLMTGELGTLEQLNYPVNSPSDDIFYVMSADGEESYFSSVREEGMGGFDIYCVKNNEANIQKVVFFKFAATTEDEKNAAINLKLINIKTQEIERELDFININTPVEFMHRCYGNYGVILTADNYLLKSERIDFSKYNSGTVNYTKTYTLQPFAENRSEELNNIYFKENELDMAASAIELKLLKEFIEKHPDQSIEVVGHSNYNDDKSDLVLEFESKTRSMESLEGMHTVGYTDDALVDQNIGYGTRFPLYLADDEESWKNERMEYIIRPKGYQKTLSRAANCQHYDADLSYNELLVEESNDDVIDINKDLLNHLLAELRNCAVLELVITADESKKGLADINAIIDYMVDHGVEREQLSSKFVKGAKTGVNLRYIENTGGSEDGYVNYDPEHDHEEIHQEIVGENTSNEDLEFEKRVEDMTIQFPFDSKEFSTTHHKILSEIKEYLTKNPKKSLKITGHTDSSGPAVYNTYLGMERAKSVGFFFKDIENPNRIIVDSKGEDEPLVSNATKEGRRQNRRIHFKFAYVGNSK; encoded by the coding sequence ATGATCTACTCCCAAAATAAACTGTTACTATTACTACTTTTTATAATAACTTCATTGCATAGTATTGGGCAAACAGTTAGCTCAAAAGACAAAAAAGCGCTCAAAGAAGCAGAAAGATATTTAAAAATTGAAGAATATCATTTTGTGGAAGATGAAATGCTTGTTGCTACTAAGACAAGTCAGAATAACGCTTTAATGTGGTATTATTTAGGTATAGCAACTTTTCATTCACCTACAAAAAATAAGGTTGATGCACTTCCTTATTTCCAAAAAGCGAATATTCTACAACCCGATATGCGTCAAATCGATTATTGGCTGGGAAGAACTTACCATTTAGTTATGGAGTTCGATTCTGCCATAGTCAAATTTGAGAAGGCCAAAGCAATTCTTCAATCGGAAACCGAAGAAACTTTAAAAGAGAAGAAAAAGTTAGCCGGTTACACTGTTTTTACAGAAGAGGAATTGGATAGATATATTGATCAATGTAAAAGAGGACCTGCATTTTTTGCAAAAGCAGATAATAAATTGATGCTTAATCTTTCTTTGGCCAATACTTATCTTCCAGATTTAGCACCAATTATTACGGTAGATGGTTCTCGTTTATACTTTACATCTCATCGTCAGGATATCTCGAGTCATCATGAATTAGACCCTCATGACCAACTTCCATATCAAGATGTATTTTACATGGATAGAAGAGAAGATGGGTTTTGGCATTCTCCAAAAGAATTTAGCGAGATCAATACAGATGAACACGATGCAGCGATTGCATTGTCTTCTGATGGGAATCAACTTTTCATGTACCGTAGTTACGGAAAAAGTACAAACAATCCGGGGAACATCTACGAAGTGAATTATAGGGATGGAAAATGGTCTGAACCAACATCAGTTTCTGCACCGATTAATTCTACTGCTCATGAAACACACATGAGTATGTCTGCCGATGGTAAAGCAATTATTTTCGTAAGTGATAGAGAAGATCCTGAAGCACAAGGAGGAAAAGACTTATACATCATTAGAAAGCTACCTAACGGTGAGTGGGCTGAAGCACAAAACCTAGGTGGAGTAATTAACTCTGACTTAGACGAGGAATCGCCTTATATACATCCGAATGGTAAGACTTTATACTTTAGTTCACAAGGGCATCACAGTATTGGTGGTTTTGATGTATTTAAAATCGATATCGATTTAATGACTGGTGAACTAGGTACATTAGAACAGTTAAATTATCCAGTAAACTCACCAAGCGATGATATTTTCTATGTAATGTCTGCTGATGGTGAAGAATCATATTTTTCTTCAGTAAGAGAAGAAGGAATGGGTGGATTCGATATTTATTGTGTGAAAAACAACGAAGCCAATATTCAAAAAGTAGTTTTCTTTAAGTTTGCAGCTACCACAGAAGACGAGAAAAATGCAGCAATTAATTTAAAATTGATCAACATTAAAACTCAGGAAATAGAAAGAGAACTTGATTTTATTAATATCAATACGCCTGTAGAATTTATGCATCGTTGTTATGGAAACTATGGAGTTATCTTAACTGCTGATAATTATCTATTGAAGTCTGAAAGAATTGATTTTAGTAAATATAATTCAGGAACTGTAAACTATACGAAAACATATACCTTACAACCTTTTGCTGAAAATAGATCAGAGGAACTGAACAATATCTATTTCAAAGAAAATGAATTGGATATGGCAGCCTCGGCAATAGAACTTAAATTATTAAAAGAGTTTATTGAAAAGCACCCTGATCAGAGTATAGAAGTGGTAGGACATAGTAATTACAATGATGATAAAAGTGACCTTGTTTTAGAATTTGAATCTAAAACTAGATCTATGGAGTCTTTAGAAGGTATGCATACTGTTGGATATACAGATGATGCCCTAGTAGATCAAAATATTGGTTACGGTACTAGATTCCCTCTTTATTTAGCAGATGATGAAGAGTCTTGGAAAAATGAACGTATGGAGTACATCATTCGTCCCAAGGGATATCAAAAAACATTGTCAAGAGCAGCCAATTGTCAACATTACGATGCAGACTTAAGTTATAATGAACTGTTGGTCGAAGAAAGTAATGATGATGTGATAGATATTAATAAGGATCTATTGAATCATTTACTGGCTGAACTTAGAAATTGTGCTGTTTTAGAATTAGTAATTACTGCAGATGAATCGAAAAAAGGATTAGCTGATATTAATGCAATTATTGATTATATGGTTGATCACGGTGTAGAAAGAGAACAACTGTCTTCTAAATTTGTAAAAGGGGCGAAGACAGGAGTGAACTTGAGATACATTGAAAATACAGGTGGTTCTGAGGATGGTTATGTAAATTATGATCCTGAACACGATCATGAGGAAATTCATCAAGAAATTGTTGGAGAAAACACAAGTAATGAGGACTTGGAATTTGAGAAACGAGTAGAAGATATGACTATTCAGTTTCCATTTGATTCAAAGGAATTCTCCACAACACATCATAAAATCTTATCCGAAATCAAAGAGTATTTAACGAAAAATCCGAAAAAATCTTTAAAGATTACAGGACATACAGATAGTAGTGGTCCAGCGGTTTATAATACTTATTTAGGTATGGAGAGAGCAAAATCAGTAGGATTTTTCTTTAAAGATATCGAAAACCCTAATCGTATTATTGTAGATAGTAAAGGTGAGGATGAACCACTTGTTAGTAATGCTACAAAAGAGGGAAGACGACAAAACAGAAGAATACATTTTAAGTTTGCCTACGTAGGAAACTCTAAATAA